CCAATGACAATCACCCTAGACCAAGCTGCCGCTTTAATTACCGCCCGGAAGAAATAAACATAACACGTAGGTTATAATAGAAACTATGAAACGGGAAGAACTAATGGAATATATCAAAGAACAGGTGCCGGATGCGGATTTTGACCTGCTGGAACGAGCTTTTGACTTTGCTGAAAAAGCGCATGAGGGACAAATGCGCAAATCTGGCGCCCCGTATTTTGATCACCCCAAAGCCACGGCTTACAAATTGGCCACCTTTGGGATGGATGACAAAACCATCGCGGCCGGTTTGTTGCACGATGTGCCTGAAGATACTGAGCGGACCCTTAAAGATATTAAAAAAGCGTTTGGTTCAGAAGTAGCTTTCTTAGTGGAAGGTGTGACTAAACTGGGTACATTGAAATACCGCGGGATTCAGCGTTATGTGGAAAATCTCTGCCGCATGTTTGTCGCCATGGCCAGTGATGTGCGCGTGATTGTGATTAAATTCGCCGACCGCATGAACAATTTGGAAACATTATCAGCTCTGCCTCCAGAAAAACAGCGCCGCATCGCTTTGGAATCTCTCGAAATCTATGCTCCCATCGCCAATCGCCTGGGCATGGGTGATGTGCGCGGACAACTGGAAGACTTATCTTTCCCGTATGTTTATCCGGAAGAATATGCCTGGCTGTTAAAAAAGATTGAATTAGAACAACGCCAAAAGGAAAAAATTGTCCGTAAATTACAACAGGCCGTTAGTAAAACTTTGTCTGATCATCATATTGCTTTCATTTCTGTACATGGCCGGGCTAAACATATTTATTCACTGTATCGTAAATTAATCAAACATGATCGTGATTTGGCCAAAATATACGATCTGGTGGCTTTGCGCATTATTGTCGCTGAT
The genomic region above belongs to Patescibacteria group bacterium and contains:
- a CDS encoding RelA/SpoT family protein, encoding MKREELMEYIKEQVPDADFDLLERAFDFAEKAHEGQMRKSGAPYFDHPKATAYKLATFGMDDKTIAAGLLHDVPEDTERTLKDIKKAFGSEVAFLVEGVTKLGTLKYRGIQRYVENLCRMFVAMASDVRVIVIKFADRMNNLETLSALPPEKQRRIALESLEIYAPIANRLGMGDVRGQLEDLSFPYVYPEEYAWLLKKIELEQRQKEKIVRKLQQAVSKTLSDHHIAFISVHGRAKHIYSLYRKLIKHDRDLAKIYDLVALRIIVADVSHCYETLGIVHKLCPPLKGRIKDYIAQPKPNGYRSLHTTVFTPDGEIAEIQIRTPEMHDEAEFGIAAHWHYKESDQTAIPKEKLGWIQQLARLKQDIKDEEQYLTSLKIDLFQNHIFVFTPRGDVIDLPDNATPLDFAYHIHTDIGHKCVGAKVNDAMVALDTTLKSGDVVEILIDKNRKLPNPDWLNLVKTNSAKRHILQKLNRT